The genomic interval GTTAAAACTTGGTGTTGTCAAGATTGAAGAAAACAGTCTGAGGGAGGCTTGGCAACATTAAGAACAAGGAGAGTTCATGATTAACAGATTTGCTAGAGGTTAAAGAAATATCaggagatggggcacctggatggctcgctcagtcaattaagtgtctgccttcagttcaggtcatgatcctcaggtcctgggatcgagttccacttcaggctccctgctcagtggggaacctgcctctttctctcctcctgtgatagctctcattctcactctctatcagataagtaaattaaaaatcttaaaagaaaaagtagaatacCATGGGCCTAGGGTGACAGTAAGCCTGAAATGCAAtcttcagaaaaagaaacagtgtggtgaattataggaaaaataattgcagatgaaatgtaaaaaaaaagtacaaaatgcatttgatagaattccacaTTCATTCAtgtgaaaagaaaattgtaaaatgagaaaggaatttcCCTAGTCTGATTGAGGATTATCCCCAAAAAATCTTCCTAGAAGCATCATCATGTTAGAAATAATACATTGAGGATCTTCCATTATAGTTAGAAAGCAACCAAACAGTAATTGCTCTTTCTTATGATCCCATGTCCTGTTGGAGGTCTGAGCACGTGTTAGAAGTCTTGCCCTGCTGCCTGTACATCAGACAGTTTCCATAACTCCTGAGCTTATTTGCTTATCCCCACtagtaaaatggggatactagTCTTGATCTCAGTAGGTTATTGAAGAATTAACTGAGTCAAGTACAATGCTTGGCAAGTGCTCTCACAGCACCCATCATGTAAGTGGTGACGTTCCTGATGATGGTACGTTTCAGTCTGTGCTTGTTAACCCTCTGTGTCAACTTCATGatgaactcctagaaacagaataGCCAGGACGTAAAGACTTTGCAAGTGCAAGTGATTCATGCATATTGCCCGTGCCTGGCTCCTAGGCTCTTTCTTCTTCCATATGCTCACCTTCGCCATTATTGAATGGAATGGGATTCCAGACCCTTTACCCTCCTGGGCCAGCTGTGGATTGAATGAACAGACTCTGTTCCTCCACCTAGGTAGTTTGCTTGACGTGACATCCACTTCTCCCATTACTGTGGTTTCATGTCCTAGGTAGTCTTGTTGCTGCTTTATTTCAAGGTCCTTTGCGTGCTGTCCAGTGAAAAGAAAGACCTGTATGATGGCATAAAACAATACCTGTGTGTCAATTGTCCGACCCCAAGCCAGTGTGTCGTGGCACGGACCTTAGACAAACCCCAGACGCTGATGACCATTGTGACAAAGATTGCCCAGCAGATGAACTGCAAGATGGGAGGAGCCCTCCGGAAGGTGGAGACAGGAGTACGTTGGATTTCATTGCCTTCTCTTTATTTCACTTGTGTTCAGTGGAATTTAAGACTCAACCATCTTAAACGCAATTGCTTAATTGTGCTTCTATTGTGTTCTAACTCAATgtcttacctttttttaaaaatttcagttacaGAATGCGATGTTCATTGGTATTGACTGTTTCCATGATATTGTAAATCGGCGGAAGTCAGTTGCAGGCTTCGTGTCCAGCATCAATCAAGAATTGACGCAGTGAGTGGGCGTAGGCAGACATTGTGTAGATGGTAACTAGCTGTAGGCCAAAGAGGAGAGGTGGGCCTAACTAATGTTTGTTGACAAGGGCCATGGGCAGggtattctctccctcttctggcAAAGTTATGCTCCAAATACATTTGATGTGGAAGGATCTATATCATTTTTCTGTTGCTGCTTAACAGATGATGACAAACATGGCAGCTTAAGAGGACACTCCTGTGTCTGCGTGTAGGTGTGTCAGGCAGCCATCAGGTTGGCCATGTTGGCCAAGCCACAACCTCCTCTGGAGGCTTGAGGTCCTATTGCAAGTGCACATATTGTGGcagaatctttttgttttgttttgttttgttttgtttttgtttttggtagatGAAGGACAGAggtccccatttccttgctggctgccAGCTACAGACCTGTCTCAGCTCCTGGGACTTCATCCATATTCCTTCTCGAATGCCCTGCTCCCCCAGAGCACACACTCCTTGTTCTGCTTCAAATCTCTCTTCCCCCTTCTGCTATCTTGCTTTTTCAGGGGGTTATGAAATTAGATAAGGTCCATCTGGAAAATCTCCCCTAAAGCCAACTGTGACATAGGACATAATCACAGGGGCGATACAATAGTCACAGATTCCAAGCGTTAGATTTCTGCTCACTGGGGGCTCTGATGATCAGTGAGTCTCCCCATTAACACATGGGGAAGGACTCAGGCCCCACATGGGGAAGACAGACCTAGGAATACAATCAGAATCCTATAGGTACAGGATCTGCTCTTCACAGATCTATATGTAATGGATCTGCCGAAGAAGATATGCTTCCATATCTCATGTTTCTCCCTTGCTTCAGGGATacttttgttttctgtgcttAGAGTAGAACCTACCTTCAAAAGAGTTTGCACATTCTTCAGTTTAGTTTCTTGAGCATTAGCACGTGTATGACCATCACCAGTCATTTTTATGCTTCCTGAGAATTGTGGCCCCCTAGGTATAATTACAGAGTATTCTTTAAGGgggtccatttttattttcatgaatggCATCAATTATTCCAGTCTAGTTCCAGTTCTAGTTTAATATAATATTGGTTTGCTTTTTTGGTAGAAGGGCATGTGGAAAATAATGTTTCAATCATGGGAAGAAATTAAGCTCTCAttcagttcattttttaatttttaattcttttaaattggagctcaatttgccaacatataacacccagtgctcatcctgccaagtgtcctcccagtgcccatcacccagtcaccccaacccccacccacctccctttccactaccccccatttcccagagttaggtgtctctcatgttttgtcaccctcactgagattttcactcattttctctcctttccctttattccctttcattaatttttatattccccaaatgatttcATTCAGTTCATGAATAATGTTGAAATCTTGCTTTTTGGCACAACATTTCCACTGCTCTGTTCTCAGCATTTGAACATACCATGATTTCATCTTGTAGACTGTAAATTCTGGAAAAGAAGCAGACAAATGTATTATATCATGTCAGGTCATTGTAATACTttgaagcaattaaaaaaaaacagggtatAGAAACTTGAGACCAGTATTGCTTGATCTGTTGGGTAGTGGTCAAGTAAAAATTACTGCTCCAAAGCAACTGGTTCCCTCAAACCATGATTATGGATGAACCATTGTTTAAGACCTCAGCCTGAAAGCGGCAATCTCCAGTAACACTGGTTATTTATTTTGGGTGTCCACCATGAGACAGCAGTAGTCCTGCACATTGAAATGCATGTAATTTGTACCAATGTTAGTGAATGCTTCCATATTCCTATTTGTGTGCATTCACAATTTTAATGAATGCCTAGGGCACTGGAAGAGACCAATGCTTCGATATCGGCAGAGGCATCAAAGAATGGATTCCTGACTGTATCTTCAGCTACCCATAGtgactctcccctcccccccccaccaccagaGGTTCTAGATTAACTCAGGATGAAAAATAAGGGAATTTTAAGACTCCCAAATCTCAAACTGACAGCTTATTTTTCTCCAAACAGGTGGTTCTCTCAGTGCATTTTCCAGGAGTCGGGTCAAGAGCTTGTGAACGGGCTTAAAACCTGCTTGGAAGGTTAGTGTCCCATCAAGATTGGTTGCCTGACTCCATCCGGTAGTTGTCTGCCAGCGGACACACTGTCCCCCCGGAGACGTCTGGCAATGCCTAGAGATGCGCTCTAGGATGGGATGGAGGTGGGATGGAGGTGCTACTGGCCTCCAACTAGCGGGTAGAGACCAGGCATGCTACAGAAGACAGCAACACCCATTCTGCCcccacaaagaattatctggctcaGAATTTCTGTAGTGGTGCTGTTGAGAAATGCTGAGCTCACGTGAAGACCAAAAGGCAGTGAATGTGTCCTGGAGGCTACAGGATTGAAAGAACATGAACCTAGAAGCTGTTACAAATAGCAGTGGCCAGTTGGTTCTGAGTTACGGCTTATTCACCCGTGTTTCTGGTTTCCTTCCAGCTGCCCTGAAGCTCTGGTGTAAACATAATCAGTTTCTACTACAGGAAACTGTGTATCGGGATGGAGTTGGGAATGCTCAGCTTCAAGCACTGATGGATCATGAAGTCCCACAGATTGAGTCCTCCTTGAAATCTGTGTACCCTAAAGACTCTGGGTATATAAATTGTAAAGTGCAGATTGTGTAAACTCTACATTTCAGTCTCTGAAAGGAATATCACAGTTATGATCTGTgaattaagagagagagcatggcatAGAGGGCATCAGTTGCTGGATGGGGAATTCATTCTTTGACTTTCTGGTCCACACCCAAGtcagaggacagagcagaactaGAACGTTCCGGATTGTGTTCTCCCCATGGAACCCCCTAAGaacctgttcctttttttctaatctcCCTGCAAGCCTTGATGTAGGAGGGCTTGTTAAGCTCGGGTACTTATTAAAATCCATAAACACAGCCTGGTGATGGTTTGTGTTTAGTCAACTTCTTTATTCTGGAGTTTTGTAGGTCCTAGGGCTGGGGaatgcctctcctctgcctcctctgctTGTCACTGGGGCCTGGTTCCCACCACAGATAGAAGCAGCCCCAACCTTGTGAGGAAGTTCCTCCCCCTAAGATGTGAGTGGCTGTGAATAGAAACCTCTCTTACTGCTTAAGTCAGGCTCATGGAGCTAGGACAGTAAAGTTGGTGTGTGGGGGGACTATACCTCCCGCAGGTTCTTCTTAAGGAATCCTGTGTGTGTGGTGCTTCAAGTAGTTTGCGTGATCCTAAATAAAGCtgactttatttgaaaaacaaacttGAATTTTGGGGAATGACAGGTTCATGGACTAACCTCCTGAATCAGTTGGATTAggcctgttaaaaaaaataataaatttcagatGGATGGAAGAAAGCGGAGTAGAGGTCCTCATGTCAGCTGGTCCCCCAAAATTAGCTACATAACTATCAAGCCATCCTGAACACCAATGAAATCAAGCCGAGTTGTAAGCAAGAATGGCTGAGtgtacaaatagaaaagtgaaaaaatgaagCGGAGTATGGAGAAGTAAAACGGAAAGGGATATATTAGAGGAtaatgggtggggtgggggagggagcacGTGTAAGCCAACTTTAGGAAAGTGAAAGTGCCCCCAGGTTCAAATCTGGGCCCTTAGAAGTGTGCTCCTCTAGAGATGTCCCTGCCTGAAAGGAACTCATTGGTGAAAGGGTGCAGAACCACAGGtcattgcgggggggggggggtctcaatATTCCTGGAGGCCAGAAAGCACTCAGGTGCCTGAGCCAGCAGAGTTCCCAAGTACTGGTTCAGATGAGCAAGCCTGCGAGAATGTTCAGTTTGTGGTGCCATCAACCACGATCCCCCGCCGGGCCAGGTGACCCccgtccacactggcctggaacACAGCCTCCACCTTCCTCTGGGAGAGGAAGAGTGGGTCAGCATTGGCCCGGTTGAACGTTCTCCTTGTGGGGGGCCAGCAACCACAGAAAGGGACACACCTCCCGTTCCTCCAGGaagaggcggggagggcaggagCGGCAAAGACTGCCTGAGGAAACCTAAACATTGCACATTTCTGCGTCCCCCCAGGTCCCCTAGGAGAGAATTGGAGTAGGCAGGCACCATCGGAGTCTGCAGATTGGTCAGTCACCACATCCCTCATCTCTGGGGCTGGAGATCAGGGTGTGGTCTTTTTGCCTCTCACTCCCCAAAAAGACATGAAAGGTTTCAGGGAACAAAACCCTCACAGAGCAAACAGCCTGGCCCCCTGACAAGGTCGGTGCAacaccacccaggcacacacacctgagaatctgTGCAGCAGGCCCTTCCTGGGAGGATCAGCTGGAAGGACAGGTGACCAGCACATTTCCTGACCAAACAGAAGTGGAACCTCTAGCACTGGGGAACAGAGCACAGCAACTCAAGGTTTTCCTTGTATGATTCCGTTTTCTTTCAAGATACAGTCAtcctctattttttcctttattctcatcTCACctagtttcttgttttatcaagtcttctttttgaaatctttccttttttaacttgtatattttatttatttatttatttatttatttatttatttatttaaacttttatattttaatgatgtattttatttaaaagattttatttatttattcatgagagacacagagagagaggcagagacacaggcagagggaggagcgggctccatgcagggagcttgatgtgggacttgatcctggcactccaggatcacgccctgggccaaaggcaggcaccaaaccgctgagccacccaggcgcccctaatgacatattttaatattacttgAGAAATGGACAGAGCAAAGGGGCAGACGTTTCTCGAAAGAGGACCTACACGTGGCCAAAAGGCACGGGAAAGAATGCTCCACAACACCTGTgaacaggaaaatacaaatcaaaagcacaatgaagtACCACgttacactggtgagaatggctaaatttaacaacgaacgttggcaaggatgtggagaaaggggaaccttccgGCCCTGCTGATGGGAAggaaactggagcagccactctggaaaacagtgcgaGGGTCCTCAGGCAGCTTAAAATAGAGTTTGCTATACAAACTCTACTTATCTAACACTTTGTGATACAAAGTGTCTCCTCTCAAATACCACCCTTGTCTCCCCAGATGCACCTCAGTCTACAGAGCAGAAGTTGGTTGCTGTGCAGCTGCATTCACTTTGAAAGCTTTATGAGGATGCCCGTTGCCATGGTGACGGGAAACACCTCTGACTTTCTTCCCACCTGTCACTCTTTGAGCTGAGTGAGTGAGAAGTGAGTAGGTGCTCAGCTCTCTACCTGGCGTCGTGACAATGGGCAATCTCAATTCTTTACTCTGCGATGGTATGTTCCTAAAGATCTTCTGAATGCTCTTTGCTACCAACTGGATGGTTAACTCTTTCTCCGACTATATTTCTCATTGTTTAGTTTCCTCTCCCCAAATTGTCATGCGGCGTTATACGTACGTGTTTTCGTTTGTTCTATTGCTCCATTTCTGTTTTTCGTTATTCTACCAAACTAACTGCCTTGAATATTGTGCCTCCGTTTTGAAAAAATGTCTTACTCCCTATTATATCCTGCAGCCCTCATTTGTCATCACAAAGGACCTCACAGGGGGAAATATGGCCACGTCTATTTTCAGGTTTCGTTAGTGTCCAAAATTACACATTCAAAGtattcatttcagaaattaaGTGCAAATCCAGAAAGGTTGATATGGAGGATACTTGTCATTGTTTTATCAATGCTTTACAATGTCTTCCTTGCGTTTTTTCCCAAAAtggggatcgagttccgtatTTGCAGGGGCACGTTGCTACCTTCATCTGAATGGTTGCCCAAAAGTCCCCCTGTGAATATGAATGTCTCTGATTCCATTTATGCCCCAAACACATATTTCCTGTTACCCTTTGGGCATTTTCCAAAATTACACTTTATAGAGATATCAATTTTATGCTATCCCTCATCCCATTCCTCCCCTCTTAAGGTGTAAGCATGGTGAATATATGATATTATTCTCAGGTGTGCAACAAATAGCCA from Canis aureus isolate CA01 chromosome 27, VMU_Caureus_v.1.0, whole genome shotgun sequence carries:
- the LOC144300052 gene encoding piwi-like protein 1; its protein translation is MGIAMREAKMLEVSDTVQSYTTVLENHVSSKTQMVLCVLSSEKKDLYDGIKQYLCVNCPTPSQCVVARTLDKPQTLMTIVTKIAQQMNCKMGGALRKVETGLQNAMFIGIDCFHDIVNRRKSVAGFVSSINQELTQWFSQCIFQESGQELVNGLKTCLEAALKLWCKHNQFLLQETVYRDGVGNAQLQALMDHEVPQIESSLKSVYPKDSGYINCKVQIV